A stretch of the Papaver somniferum cultivar HN1 chromosome 6, ASM357369v1, whole genome shotgun sequence genome encodes the following:
- the LOC113286050 gene encoding DNA ligase 1-like, with protein MPAVEKKKPVKKEEEIDEKISTLGNKKKRLSLDNAKTRVTDNKDSTVAKVEPKDENIEDDEYVEETKDSIRKTVTKTTEEKRRKKSTVVTDEKKKKRIVVKTEKKVYDFPGQKRDPPEERDPSRIFYESLYEQRPDSEMAKLWMMECGLLPVDEAKQVFEQKHKNQAQRKIIMSSPIKAASVTKSANSTVKRTTTTTSTKTTTATSSSAKKKPAPEPKTTPKQSASKKRKVDDRSSDDDDSDFEETISNRMTKKRLK; from the exons ATGCCGGCTGTTGAGAAGAAGAAACCAGTTAAGAAGGAAGAGGAAATCGATGAGAAAATCTCAACACTTGGAAACAAGAAGAAAAGATTATCTCTTGACAATGCAAAAACTAGGGTTACTGATAATAAAGATTCCACAGTGGCAAAAGTGGAACCCAAAGATGAAAACATCGAGGATGATGAATACGTTGAAGAGACAAAAGACTCCATCAGAAAGACTGTAACCAAGACGACTGAG gagaagagaaggaagaagagtaCTGTGGTCAcagatgagaagaaaaaaaagcgcATTGTAGTCAAAACCGAGAAGAAGGTTTATGATTTTCCGGGTCAGAAACGTGACCCGCCAGAGGAA AGGGATCCTTCAAGGATTTTTTACGAGTCTCTCTATGAACAGAGACCGGATAGCGAAATGGCGAAATTATG GATGATGGAGTGCGGCTTGTTACCAGTGGATGAGGCAAAGCAGGTTTTTGAGCAGAAACACAAAAACCAGGCGCAGAGGAAAATAATCATGTCATCACCCATAAAAGCAGCATCAGTGACCAAGTCCGCTAATTCTACTGTTAAGAGAACTACTACTACAACCTCTACTAAGACTACAACTGCAACTTCCTCTTCAGCGAAAAAGAAGCCTGCCCCAGAACCCAAAACCACACCGAAGCAATCAGCCAGTAAGAAACGGAAAGTCGATGATAGATCATCAGATGACGATGATAGTGACTTTGAAGAAACTATCAGCAACAGGATGACTAAAAAGAGACTAAAATGA
- the LOC113288865 gene encoding uncharacterized protein LOC113288865, translating into MAYRNSQSSSIFQVFTLNPLPYPVLIILSVISIFLGISWYYSYEDVLEEAEEQISWVVKASPIVLLIIVQWLSTIENPERLFARSPYERRRRIHNIPSEGAQPWIVAAIIVILLVMVSYQSTFQDGWLIS; encoded by the coding sequence ATGGCATACAGAAATAGCCAAAGTTCTTCTATCTTTCAAGTGTTTACTTTAAATCCTCTGCCATATCCAGTACTCATAATTCTATCAGTTATTTCAATCTTTCTAGGTATTTCCTGGTACTATAGTTATGAAGATGTACTTGAAGAAGCAGAAGAACAAATTAGTTGGGTAGTTAAAGCTTCACCTATAGTTCTACTAATCATCGTCCAGTGGCTCTCAACTATCGAGAATCCGGAACGTTTATTTGCACGTTCACCGTACGAGCGCCGACGTAGGATTCATAATATTCCGTCTGAGGGTGCCCAGCCGTGGATTGTCGCGGCCATAATTGTTATATTGCTCGTCATGGTTTCTTACCAATCTACTTTCCAGGATGGCTGGTTGATCAGTTAA